In Blautia sp. SC05B48, a single genomic region encodes these proteins:
- a CDS encoding GH25 family lysozyme, giving the protein MKNWKKWLAAGCMAALLGIGTMGTTAMAMGGGGVDRSEAVAEEEKVPSGKATQNSRVSSKAWKKINGVCYNGSGQKLEGAVTRGIDVSEWQDTINWAQVKKSNVDFAFVRISYGLNHLDNTYDYNMKQAEKAGVPTGTYVYSLALNTQQALKEAQLAIRKMDGYKVSYPVVYDIEYDQMRNLSASQIADLAKTFCNEVKKAGYHPMIYCNTDWYDNKLDWSKMTGYDVWLARYGDTILAPDKKKYKYTIWQSTDGDGGGYLNTTKGLVAGIPSYSTVDIDFGYVDYTKIITPRWHAQTGYKASTRPDTSNYKGKTGWATENGKKFYYVNGVKKYGWVQVKNKKYYIHKTAGMYRSRLIRDSRNISRYVDKNGVLVKNTWITYKEKKYYFDKNGHALKGMKKVGKNYYYFQAKYGYMMRHVRYMNSRNDVYYFGGDGVMVKNVFYTWSGNDESHTYYFGSNGKMQRGWLKLDGKRYYFDPETGIMYKNCTIKKNGKSYTFDEDGVYTTVSAANKKK; this is encoded by the coding sequence ATGAAAAACTGGAAGAAATGGCTGGCGGCAGGCTGTATGGCAGCACTGCTGGGAATCGGAACAATGGGAACTACAGCGATGGCCATGGGCGGCGGAGGCGTAGACCGAAGCGAGGCAGTTGCTGAGGAAGAAAAGGTCCCCAGCGGGAAGGCAACACAGAATTCCAGGGTAAGTTCAAAGGCCTGGAAGAAGATCAACGGTGTCTGCTATAACGGAAGCGGCCAGAAGCTGGAAGGTGCTGTTACACGTGGGATCGATGTTTCCGAGTGGCAGGATACCATCAATTGGGCACAGGTCAAAAAGTCCAATGTAGATTTTGCCTTTGTCAGGATTTCCTATGGCCTGAACCATCTGGATAACACATATGATTACAACATGAAACAGGCAGAGAAGGCAGGTGTTCCGACAGGAACCTATGTGTACAGCCTTGCACTGAACACACAGCAGGCACTGAAGGAAGCACAACTTGCCATCCGTAAAATGGATGGATATAAAGTATCCTATCCGGTGGTTTATGACATTGAATATGATCAGATGCGTAATCTTTCCGCATCACAGATCGCGGATCTGGCAAAAACCTTCTGCAATGAGGTAAAAAAAGCCGGATATCATCCAATGATCTACTGCAATACAGACTGGTATGACAACAAGCTTGACTGGAGTAAGATGACAGGGTATGATGTATGGCTTGCACGATATGGTGATACGATCCTGGCTCCTGACAAGAAAAAGTACAAATATACCATCTGGCAGTCCACCGATGGTGACGGCGGAGGATATCTGAACACCACCAAGGGGCTGGTTGCGGGAATCCCGTCTTATTCTACTGTAGATATTGACTTCGGTTATGTTGATTATACCAAGATCATCACACCCAGATGGCATGCACAGACCGGATACAAAGCATCCACCAGACCGGATACCAGCAACTATAAAGGAAAAACCGGCTGGGCAACAGAGAACGGAAAGAAATTCTATTATGTCAATGGTGTCAAAAAATACGGCTGGGTTCAGGTGAAAAATAAGAAATATTATATCCATAAGACCGCAGGAATGTACCGCTCAAGGCTGATCAGGGATTCCAGGAACATTTCCAGATATGTAGACAAAAATGGAGTCCTTGTGAAAAATACCTGGATTACCTATAAGGAGAAAAAATATTATTTTGACAAAAACGGACATGCATTAAAGGGCATGAAAAAGGTGGGAAAGAACTATTATTATTTTCAGGCCAAATATGGATACATGATGAGACACGTGCGGTATATGAACAGCAGGAATGATGTATATTATTTTGGCGGTGACGGCGTTATGGTCAAAAATGTATTCTATACATGGAGCGGAAACGATGAAAGCCATACCTATTATTTTGGCTCCAATGGAAAGATGCAGAGAGGCTGGCTCAAACTGGACGGAAAGAGATATTATTTTGATCCGGAAACAGGAATCATGTACAAAAACTGTACAATTAAGAAAAACGGAAAGAGCTATACATTCGATGAAGATGGCGTATACACAACTGT